Proteins found in one Acipenser ruthenus chromosome 18, fAciRut3.2 maternal haplotype, whole genome shotgun sequence genomic segment:
- the LOC117962430 gene encoding serine/threonine-protein kinase Sgk2-like isoform X1 — MELNGCFPCPLQAAEILTGYIKKKKDAIQDIVKKSKEKICTYSEAVSLLEMDWTKNMANHNQPRSPTTSDINLGPSANPNAKPTDFDFLTVIGKGSYGKVLLAKRKSDGKFYAVKVLQKKTVLKKKEQKNIMAERSVLLKSLKHPFLVGLHYSFQTPEKLYFVLDYVNGGELFFHLQRERCFLEPRARFYAAELASAIGYLHSLDVVYRDLKPENILLDSQGHIVLTDFGLCKEGIDPKATTSTFCGTPEYLAPEVLKKQPYDRTVDWWCLGAVLYEMLYGLPPFYSRDVTEMYDNILHKKLELRGGKTVAACDILKGLLQKDQHHRLGATADFLEIKSHVFFSPINWDDLYHKRITPPYNPNVNGPADLRHCDPEFTSEAVPNSLGRTPDLTSGLSSSVSNAFKGFSYAPSDDAFPL; from the exons ATGGAGCTGAACGGCTGTTTCCCGTGCCCGCTGCAAGCCGCTGAGATTCTGACAG ggtATATAAAGAAGAAGAAAGACGCAATTCAGGACATTGTTAAGAAATCTAAAGAAAAGATATGCACTTA ttCTGAAGCCGTCTCTCTTTTGGAAATGGATTGGACAAAAAACATGGCCAACCATAACCAG CCACGGTCACCAACCACAAGCGATATTAACCTGGGACCCTCAGCCAATCCCAA TGCCAAACCTACAGACTTTGACTTCTTGACAGTTATTGGAAAAGGGAGCTATGGAAAA GTGCTGCTTGCGAAACGCAAATCAGACGGCAAGTTTTATGCTGTGAAAGTCCTACAGAAGAAAACAGTACTAAAAAAGAAAGAG CAAAAGAACATCATGGCTGAGCGCAGTGTGCTGCTGAAGAGCCTGAAGCACCCGTTCCTGGTGGGGCTGCACTACTCCTTCCAGACTCCAGAGAAGCTCTACTTCGTCCTGGACTATGTCAATGGAGGAGAG CTGTTCTTTCACCTGCAGAGGGAACGATGTTTCCTGGAGCCCCGTGCACGATTCTACGCAGCAGAGCTTGCCAGCGCTATAGGTTACCTGCACTCCCTCGATGTTGTCTACAG AGACCTAAAGCCAGAGAACATCCTGCTGGATTCTCAG GGCCATATTGTGCTGACTGATTTTGGCCTCTGTAAAGAAGGAATAGACCCCAAAGCCACCACCTCCACCTTCTGTGGCACTCCAGAG TATCTGGCCCCAGAAGTGTTGAAGAAGCAGCCCTACGatcgcactgtggactggtggtGTCTGGGCGCTGTGCTCTACGAGATGCTATATGGGCTG CCCCCGTTCTACAGTCGTGACGTTACAGAGATGTACGACAACATCCTGCACAAAAAGCTGGAGCTCCGGGGGGGCAAGACCGTGGCGGCCTGTGACATCTTGAAGGGGCTCCTGCAGAAGGACCAGCACCACCGCCTGGGGGCCACTGCGGACTTT TTGGAGATTAAAAGCCATGTGTTTTTCTCGCCTATAAACTGGGACGACCTGTATCACAAGAGAATCACTCCACCATACAACCCCAATGTG AACGGCCCGGCTGACCTCCGACACTGTGACCCCGAGTTCACCAGTGAGGCGGTGCCGAATTCCTTGGGGCGCACCCCTGATCTGACCTCGGGCTTGTCCTCCAGCGTCTCCAATGCCTTCAAAGGCTTCTCCTACGCCCCCAGTGACGACGCCTTCCCCCTCTAA
- the LOC117962430 gene encoding serine/threonine-protein kinase Sgk2-like isoform X2, producing MDWTKNMANHNQPRSPTTSDINLGPSANPNAKPTDFDFLTVIGKGSYGKVLLAKRKSDGKFYAVKVLQKKTVLKKKEQKNIMAERSVLLKSLKHPFLVGLHYSFQTPEKLYFVLDYVNGGELFFHLQRERCFLEPRARFYAAELASAIGYLHSLDVVYRDLKPENILLDSQGHIVLTDFGLCKEGIDPKATTSTFCGTPEYLAPEVLKKQPYDRTVDWWCLGAVLYEMLYGLPPFYSRDVTEMYDNILHKKLELRGGKTVAACDILKGLLQKDQHHRLGATADFLEIKSHVFFSPINWDDLYHKRITPPYNPNVNGPADLRHCDPEFTSEAVPNSLGRTPDLTSGLSSSVSNAFKGFSYAPSDDAFPL from the exons ATGGATTGGACAAAAAACATGGCCAACCATAACCAG CCACGGTCACCAACCACAAGCGATATTAACCTGGGACCCTCAGCCAATCCCAA TGCCAAACCTACAGACTTTGACTTCTTGACAGTTATTGGAAAAGGGAGCTATGGAAAA GTGCTGCTTGCGAAACGCAAATCAGACGGCAAGTTTTATGCTGTGAAAGTCCTACAGAAGAAAACAGTACTAAAAAAGAAAGAG CAAAAGAACATCATGGCTGAGCGCAGTGTGCTGCTGAAGAGCCTGAAGCACCCGTTCCTGGTGGGGCTGCACTACTCCTTCCAGACTCCAGAGAAGCTCTACTTCGTCCTGGACTATGTCAATGGAGGAGAG CTGTTCTTTCACCTGCAGAGGGAACGATGTTTCCTGGAGCCCCGTGCACGATTCTACGCAGCAGAGCTTGCCAGCGCTATAGGTTACCTGCACTCCCTCGATGTTGTCTACAG AGACCTAAAGCCAGAGAACATCCTGCTGGATTCTCAG GGCCATATTGTGCTGACTGATTTTGGCCTCTGTAAAGAAGGAATAGACCCCAAAGCCACCACCTCCACCTTCTGTGGCACTCCAGAG TATCTGGCCCCAGAAGTGTTGAAGAAGCAGCCCTACGatcgcactgtggactggtggtGTCTGGGCGCTGTGCTCTACGAGATGCTATATGGGCTG CCCCCGTTCTACAGTCGTGACGTTACAGAGATGTACGACAACATCCTGCACAAAAAGCTGGAGCTCCGGGGGGGCAAGACCGTGGCGGCCTGTGACATCTTGAAGGGGCTCCTGCAGAAGGACCAGCACCACCGCCTGGGGGCCACTGCGGACTTT TTGGAGATTAAAAGCCATGTGTTTTTCTCGCCTATAAACTGGGACGACCTGTATCACAAGAGAATCACTCCACCATACAACCCCAATGTG AACGGCCCGGCTGACCTCCGACACTGTGACCCCGAGTTCACCAGTGAGGCGGTGCCGAATTCCTTGGGGCGCACCCCTGATCTGACCTCGGGCTTGTCCTCCAGCGTCTCCAATGCCTTCAAAGGCTTCTCCTACGCCCCCAGTGACGACGCCTTCCCCCTCTAA
- the LOC117417950 gene encoding intraflagellar transport protein 52 homolog isoform X1 translates to MVTNRQENMEKHQRNTIVFNASKREMFTASSGYKSLQKKLKTHWKIQSFKEEISEEKLRGVKLWITAGPRDKFTAAEFEVLKRYLDSGGDILVMLGEGGELKYDTNINFLLEEFGIMVNNDAVVRNVYYKYFHPKEALVSNGVLNREVSRAAGKLVTGIIDDDSSGNNSQALTFVYPYGATLNVMKPAVAVLSTGSVCFPLNRPVLAFYQLKQGGRLAVLGSCHMFSDQYLDKEENSKIMDVVFQWLTTNEIRLNQIDAEDPEISDYTMLPNTGLLSERLRVCLQEGDENPRDFTSLFDMSLYTLNTSGLPQVIKAFKQLHVKHEPLQLIQPQFETPLPTLQPAVFPPTFRELPSPKLELFDLDENFSSEKVRLAQLSNKCTDDDLEFYVRKCGDILGVTSKLDKEQRDAKHILEHIFFQVVEFKKLNQDRDFDTTEAGFSPF, encoded by the exons ATGGTGACCAACAGACAG GAAAACATGGAGAAGCACCAGCGCAACACCATTGTGTTCAACGCTTCTAAGCGGGAGATGTTTACAGCGAGTAGCGGCTACAAATCCCTGCAGAAGAAGCTGAAAACGCACTGGAAAATCCAGAG TTTTAAAGAAGAGATTTCGGAGGAGAAGCTGAGAGGAGTGAAACTGTGGATCACAGCCGGACCCAGAGACAAATTCACTGCAGCTGAA TTCGAGGTGCTGAAGAGATACCTGGACAGCGGTGGGGATATCCTGGTCATGCTGGGTGAAGGTGGGGAGCTCAAGTATGACACCAACATCAACTTTCTGCTTGAGGAGTTTGGAATCATGGTGAACAACG ATGCTGTGGTGAggaatgtgtattataaatattttcACCCAAAAGAAGCACTTGTATCCAATGGCGTCTTAAACAG AGAGGTCAGCCGTGCTGCTGGGAAACTGGTGACCGGAATCATTGACGATGACAGCAGTGGGAATAACTCGCA GGCGCTTACCTTTGTGTACCCTTATGGAGCCACTCTTAATGTGATGAAGCCAGCTGTAGCTGTACTCTCCACAGGGTCAGTCTGCTTCCCACTCAACCGCCCTGTGCTCGCCTTCTACCAGCTCAAG CAGGGAGGAAGGCTGGCAGTACTGGGGTCCTGCCACATGTTTAGTGACCAGTACCTAGACAAAGAGGAGAACAGCAAAATAATG GATGTCGTTTTTCAGTGGCTTACTACAAATGAGATTCGCCTGAACCAGATTGATGCTGAAGACCCTGAG ATCTCAGACTACACGATGCTACCAAACACAGGGCTTCTGTCAGAGAGGCTGCGGGTGTGTCTGCAGGAGGGGGATGAGAACCCACGCGACTTCACCTCGCTCTTTGACATGTCGCTTTACACGCTGAATACCAGTGGGCTGCCGCAGGTCATCAA AGCCTTCAAGCAGCTGCATGTGAAGCACGAGCCTCTCCAGCTGATTCAGCCGCAGTTTGAGACGCCTCTCCCCACACTGCAGCCTGCT gTTTTCCCTCCCACTTTCAGAGAGCTGCCCTCACCGAAACTTGAACTCTTTGACCTCGATGAGAACTTCTCCTCAGAGAAGGTCCGGCTCGCTCAGCTTTCAAACAAGT GCACTGATGATGACCTGGAGTTTTATGTACGGAAGTGTGGAGACATCTTGGGAGTGACCAGCAAACTCGACAAAGAGCAGCGAGATGCCAAACACATCCTGGAGCACATCTTCTTCCAGGTCGTGGAGTTCAAGAAGCTAAATCAG GACCGTGACTTTGATACAACTGAGGCAGGATTTTCTCCCTTCTGA
- the LOC117417950 gene encoding intraflagellar transport protein 52 homolog isoform X2, translated as MEKHQRNTIVFNASKREMFTASSGYKSLQKKLKTHWKIQSFKEEISEEKLRGVKLWITAGPRDKFTAAEFEVLKRYLDSGGDILVMLGEGGELKYDTNINFLLEEFGIMVNNDAVVRNVYYKYFHPKEALVSNGVLNREVSRAAGKLVTGIIDDDSSGNNSQALTFVYPYGATLNVMKPAVAVLSTGSVCFPLNRPVLAFYQLKQGGRLAVLGSCHMFSDQYLDKEENSKIMDVVFQWLTTNEIRLNQIDAEDPEISDYTMLPNTGLLSERLRVCLQEGDENPRDFTSLFDMSLYTLNTSGLPQVIKAFKQLHVKHEPLQLIQPQFETPLPTLQPAVFPPTFRELPSPKLELFDLDENFSSEKVRLAQLSNKCTDDDLEFYVRKCGDILGVTSKLDKEQRDAKHILEHIFFQVVEFKKLNQDRDFDTTEAGFSPF; from the exons ATGGAGAAGCACCAGCGCAACACCATTGTGTTCAACGCTTCTAAGCGGGAGATGTTTACAGCGAGTAGCGGCTACAAATCCCTGCAGAAGAAGCTGAAAACGCACTGGAAAATCCAGAG TTTTAAAGAAGAGATTTCGGAGGAGAAGCTGAGAGGAGTGAAACTGTGGATCACAGCCGGACCCAGAGACAAATTCACTGCAGCTGAA TTCGAGGTGCTGAAGAGATACCTGGACAGCGGTGGGGATATCCTGGTCATGCTGGGTGAAGGTGGGGAGCTCAAGTATGACACCAACATCAACTTTCTGCTTGAGGAGTTTGGAATCATGGTGAACAACG ATGCTGTGGTGAggaatgtgtattataaatattttcACCCAAAAGAAGCACTTGTATCCAATGGCGTCTTAAACAG AGAGGTCAGCCGTGCTGCTGGGAAACTGGTGACCGGAATCATTGACGATGACAGCAGTGGGAATAACTCGCA GGCGCTTACCTTTGTGTACCCTTATGGAGCCACTCTTAATGTGATGAAGCCAGCTGTAGCTGTACTCTCCACAGGGTCAGTCTGCTTCCCACTCAACCGCCCTGTGCTCGCCTTCTACCAGCTCAAG CAGGGAGGAAGGCTGGCAGTACTGGGGTCCTGCCACATGTTTAGTGACCAGTACCTAGACAAAGAGGAGAACAGCAAAATAATG GATGTCGTTTTTCAGTGGCTTACTACAAATGAGATTCGCCTGAACCAGATTGATGCTGAAGACCCTGAG ATCTCAGACTACACGATGCTACCAAACACAGGGCTTCTGTCAGAGAGGCTGCGGGTGTGTCTGCAGGAGGGGGATGAGAACCCACGCGACTTCACCTCGCTCTTTGACATGTCGCTTTACACGCTGAATACCAGTGGGCTGCCGCAGGTCATCAA AGCCTTCAAGCAGCTGCATGTGAAGCACGAGCCTCTCCAGCTGATTCAGCCGCAGTTTGAGACGCCTCTCCCCACACTGCAGCCTGCT gTTTTCCCTCCCACTTTCAGAGAGCTGCCCTCACCGAAACTTGAACTCTTTGACCTCGATGAGAACTTCTCCTCAGAGAAGGTCCGGCTCGCTCAGCTTTCAAACAAGT GCACTGATGATGACCTGGAGTTTTATGTACGGAAGTGTGGAGACATCTTGGGAGTGACCAGCAAACTCGACAAAGAGCAGCGAGATGCCAAACACATCCTGGAGCACATCTTCTTCCAGGTCGTGGAGTTCAAGAAGCTAAATCAG GACCGTGACTTTGATACAACTGAGGCAGGATTTTCTCCCTTCTGA